The proteins below come from a single Eucalyptus grandis isolate ANBG69807.140 chromosome 3, ASM1654582v1, whole genome shotgun sequence genomic window:
- the LOC104437118 gene encoding disease resistance protein RPV1-like, which translates to MDVPWDRKDQYPKEFMAEIVFSQVDAATSLVMVDLSSEEKENRKEKSMRKIEPEKLPAEGKAVTSVSDSASSSAINNGSVEATAAVVSNLVQIPDLTLPKQEKIYQQDSSRSSTSMSSGYDYDVFLSFRGPDTHSGITNFLYTRLLGARIHTFKDDEELRVGEEFGPELLTAISQSKIAIPIFSKGYTSSKWCLNELVQMVECSKTRRQKIMPIFYDVTPAEVRHQIGSYEEAFLSHKEKFGANVSKWKAALNHVANLNGWVNSKENRGEGELVEEIVEKVIDELKTAYLLVTDCLVGVENHVKEIDTMMCGESEDIRILGIHGMGGVGKTTLAKIIYNRLLHHFEACCFLSNIRETSELKGIEGLQNQLISDVLKKKWANISNVEEGIKIIKERLCGKKVLLLLDDVDQMTHWDALIGKPAWFSLGSRIIITSRNKDIIDVPEVCYPYEL; encoded by the exons ATGGATGTCCCATGGGATCGCAAGGATCAATATCCAAAGGAATTTATGGCAGAG ATTGTTTTCTCGCAAGTGGATGCTGCTACTTCGCTTGTAATGGTTGATTTGTCCagtgaggaaaaggaaaaccgGAAAGAGAAAAGCATGAGGAAGATTGAACCTGAGAAACTGCCAGCTGAAGGGAAAGCGGTCACTTCTGTCAGTGACTCAGCATCCTCATCGGCTATCAACAATGGCAGTGTAGAAGCAACTGCTGCAGTTGTCTCCAACTTGGTGCAAATCCCTGATTTGACACTGCCAAAACAGGAAAAAATATACCAGCAGGACAGCTCACGATCATCAACCTCCATGTCATCCGGATATGACTATGATGTCTTCCTGAGTTTTAGGGGGCCAGATACTCACTCAGGCATTACAAATTTCCTCTATACCAGATTGCTAGGTGCTAGAATCCACACATTtaaggatgatgaagaactcCGAGTTGGAGAGGAGTTTGGTCCTGAGTTGCTCACAGCTATCAGCCAATCAAAAATTGCAATTCCCATCTTTTCCAAGGGCTACACCTCTAGTAAATGGTGTCTAAATGAGTTGGTCCAAATGGTGGAGTGTAGTAAAACAAGGAGACAGAAGATTatgcccattttttatgatgttaCTCCGGCAGAGGTCCGACATCAAATTGGGTCTTATGAAGAAGCCTTTCTTTCGCATAAGGAGAAATTTGGTGCGAACGTCAGTAAGTGGAAAGCTGCTCTCAACCATGTTGCCAATCTAAATGGATGGGTCAATTCGAAGGAGAATAG AGGTGAAGGAGAACTAGTAGAGGAGATTGTTGAGAAGGTTATCGATGAGTTGAAAACGGCTTATCTACTGGTGACAGACTGCTTAGTCGGAGTTGAAAATCATGTGAAGGAAATCGATACAATGATGTGTGGTGAGTCGGAGGATATAAGAATTCTTGGAATCCATGGTATGGGGGGTGTAGGAAAGACTACTCTTGCCAAAATTATCTACAACCGGCTATTACATCATTTTGAAGCTTGTTGCTTCCTTTCCAACATCAGGGAGACTTCAGAGCTAAAGGGCATCGAAGGTTTGCAGAATCAACTAATCTCTGACGTTCTCAAGAAGAAATGGGCAAACATTAGCAATGTTGAGGAAGGAATcaagataataaaagaaaggttaTGTGGTAAAAAGGTTTTGTTGCTACTTGATGATGTTGATCAAATGACTCATTGGGATGCACTGATTGGAAAACCTGCTTGGTTCAGTTTAGGAAGTAGAATTATCATAACTAGTAGGAACAAGGATATTATTGATGTTCCCGAGGTTTGTTATCCATATGAGCTTTGA